The DNA window TTACGGAAGTATACACCGCTGATTTTTCTTCACCCGAAAATGCAGATGGCGAAATGTAGTCCAGTTCTAGCGTCTTGTCGTTATTGTAGATCCGGGTTAATTTAATGTAGCTGTCGCGGACGGAATCCACAATACTTTTATCAATAAACTCCATGGTATAAGTAGGAGTTTCCTTGAGATCCATAAAAGTATATTCACTGGATCTGTGGGATATTTTGGCTACCGGAATGCCATCCAGCTGTATCACGCCATGTTTGGTTTTTATATTCTGGGCATTGAGAAACAGGCCCAACACTGTAAAGAATATGATAATACCTCCTTTCATACAATCAGATTTCTACATCACAAAAAAAAGTGTAACCAAAGTTACACTTTCTTGAAAATATATTTAGCTTTTCATTTAATTATTCGCAAAGAATGATTCCTTTGTTATGATTAAATTCTACAACACCACTGGTAATAGGATAAGAAAAAACAGAATCTTTTTCATTTTCTTTGGTGAAATTCTTAGCATAAGCTTCATTGATGGCTTTCGCATACAGCTTTACTTTACCTCCCACTAAAGAAGAAACGATGCCTGCGTGGTTTTTCATGATGTGAAATTCACCATGCTTGCCCGGCAACAGTACAGAATCTACTTCTCCTTCAAAAACTACGTATTCTGGTGTTAAAATTTTTATATTCATTTTTTATGAATTATAGATTATAGATTTTAAATTTTAAATGATATTATCAATCTAAAATCTAAAATTTAACATTTAAAATTTCTTAAGCGTTTTCAGCTAACATTTTTTGTCCGGCTTCAATAGCTTCTTCAATGGTTCCTTTAAGGTTGAAAGCAGCTTCCGGTAAGTGATCCAGTTCTCCGTCGATGATCATGTTGAAACCTTTGATGGTATCTTTGATATCTACCAATGATCCCGGGATCCCTGTAAACTGTTCTGCAACGTGGAAAGGCTGAGATAAGAATCTCTGAACTTTTCTTGCACGGTATACAACAGATTTATCTTCTTCGGAAAGTTCTTCCATACCAAGGATAGCAATAATATCCTGAAGTGCTTTATATCTCTGAAGGATTTCTTTTACTCTTTGTGCACAGTTGTAATGCTCTTCACCGATGATTTCCGGAGCAAGGATTCTTGACGTGGAAGCCAAAGGATCTACCGCAGGATAGATACCCAGTGAAGCGATCTTTCTGTCCAGTACTGTAGTGGCATCCAAGTGGGCAAACGTTGTAGCAGGAGCCGGGTCAGTTAAGTCATCCGCAGGTACGTAAACCGCCTGTACGGAAGTAATGGATCCGTTTTTAGTGGAAGTAATCCTTTCCTGCATCGCTCCCATCTCAGAAGCAAGTGTCGGCTGGTAACCTACCGCAGAAGGCATACGTCCAAGAAGTGCAGATACCTCAGAACCTGCCTGGGTGAAACGGAAGATGTTGTCTACGAAGAACAGTACATCTCTACCCTGTCCGCTTTCTCCACCGTCTCTGTAATATTCAGCCAAGGTAAGACCGGAAAGGGCTACTCTCGCTCTTGCACCTGGTGGCTCATTCATCTGTCCGAAAACGAAAGCTGCTTTAGAATCTTTCATGGCTTCTGTATCCACTTTAGAAAGATCCCATCCTCCGTTTTCCATAGAATGCATGAAATCGTCACCATACTTGATGATTCCGGATTCCAGCATCTCTCTTAAAAGGTCATTTCCTTCTCTCGTTCTTTCCCCTACACCGGCGAATACCGAAAGACCTCCGTGTCCTTTAGCAATATTGTTAATCAACTCCTGGATCAGTACGGTTTTACCTACACCGGCACCACCGAACAAACCGATTTTACCTCCTTTTGCGTAAGGCTCAACAAGGTCGATTACTTTGATACCTGTAAATAAAACTTCTGCAGAAGTTGAAAGCTGATCAAATTTAGGTGCTTCTCTGTGGATTGGTAAACCTCCCTCTTTGGAAACATTCTGCATTCCGTCGATAGCATCACCTACTACGTTGAAAAGTCTTCCGTTTACAGCCTCACCGATAGGCATGGTAATAGGATTTCCGAACCCGATGACATCCTGACCTCTTTTAAGACCGTCAGTCGCGTCCATTGCGATACATCTTACTGTATCTTCTCCAATATGCTGCTCTACCTCTAAAACTACTTTTTCACCGTTTTCTTTGGTAATTTCTAACGCGTCATAAATACTTGGAATAGCTTCCACATCTGTAAAGACTACGTCGATTACCGGACCAATAATTTGAGAAATTTTTCCTTTAATTTGGTTTGCCATTGCTAAATTTTTTCTTGGTGCAAATATAATGATTCTTCATTAACCCGCAATTGTTAAAAAACAGATTTTTATCATACTTTTATCAATGCAGGAAAATAAGAATTTAATGCGGTCCCAACGGATAAATCCACCGCTGTTATTGGTCAGCCGTTATCTCGGTACATTCTTACATTATTTCCTATATTTGCAGTCAAAATTTTTCCGTTTTGAACGTTTATAAAAATTTCAGCGATTATACTTCACACAGACCTCTCGCATTGTCTTTAGGGATGTTTGACGGTGTGCATATCGGCCATAAAAGCATTATTGATGAACTGAAAAAGACCGGACATGAGAAAGATCTGGAAACCGCTATCCTTACTTTCTGGCCGCATCCGAGATTTGTTTTCAATCCTGACGAAGACCTGAAACTCCTGAATACACTGGATGAGAAGACTGTCCTGATGGAAAAGTACGGCATTCAGAACCTCTTCCTGAAAGAGTTTGATGCCGGGTTCAGGAACCTTACCGGTGAAGAATTTGTCCGTCAGATCCTGGTTGATGCCCTGCATGTAAAATATCTGATTATCGGTTACGACCACTCCTTCGGGAAAAACAAAAGCGGAAACTTTGAACTGCTTCAGAAGCTTTCCGGGGAGCTGGGCTTTGAAGTCGAACAGATGGAGGCGATCAATATCCACGAAAATAACATCAGCTCCACTAAAATCCGTAAGGCACTTTTAACGGGAAACATCAGGGAAGCCAATGAAATGCTGGGATATTCCTATTCCGTTTCGGGAACTGTTGTTCACGGGAAGAAGATCGGGAGGACCATCGGCTATCCTACCGCTAATATTGAAACGGATTCCATTAAGCTTCTTCCTAAAAAAGGAGCGTATATCGTTGAAGTCTTTGTACAGGGCAAGCACTACAAAGGGATGTTGAGCGTGGGAACCAATCCGACCGTTAACGGAGAGAAACTTACCGTAGAAGTATACATCCTTGATTTTGCAGGAGATATTTACGGAAAAGACATCACGGTGAGATTCCGGGATTTCCTGCATGACGAAATTAAGTTCGAAGGCATGGACAAGCTAATTGAAAGACTGGATGAAGATAAAAGATTAACCGAAGAATTTGAATTCTAACGATTTATAATTTCTTCTTTCGCTTTTTTCGTCAGCGAATTAAATACCAATTCATACGACTGATCGATTAATTTAAAAATCAGGTCTCTCTTTAAACCATCCGTCATCACCGAATTCCAGTGGGTTTTATTCATATGAAATGCTCCGTTGACCTGCGGATATTGCTCCCGAAGTTCTGCACTCCATTCCGGATCTGTTTTTACATTGATCTGAAGCGGCATTCTTTCCAGCGGCATCAGAAGGAACATTTTACCGCCAACCTTTAAAACCAGGGTTTCATTATCGAAAGGAAAACTTTCGGTTACCCCTTTCTTCGCGAGGCAGTAGTCAAGAATTTCATTGGCATCCATACGGTAACAGCATAGTATTTGAATAACCAATATTATTAAAATTTTATAAATTAAAGCAATCAATTTGCGATTAATTTCAACCCATAACCCTTCAATGATATGAAAGCCCTAGTTATCGGCGCTACAGGTGCCACAGGAAAGGATCTGGTACATCAGCTGTTAGAGGATCACGACTTTGATCGCGTCGATATATTTGTAAGAAAACCGGTGGATATCCGGCATCCGAAGCTTACCGTTCACGTCATCGATTTTGATGCCCCTGAACAATGGAAACCGCTTGTTACCGGTGATGTCGCATTTTCATGCCTTGGTACCACACTTAAGGCTGCCGGAAGTAAAGAAGCGCAGCATAAGGTGGACTATGATTATCAGTACCGGTTTGCAAAAGCTGCAAGAGAAAATGACGTGGAAGATTATGTGCTGGTTTCGGCCTATGGCGCGAATCCGAAATCCAAAATATTTTATTCCAGGATGAAAGGCGAGCTGGAAGAAGCGGTGAAGAGATTACATTTCAATAAAATCACCGTTTTTAAACCGGGAATGCTGGAAAGAAAGGATTCAGACCGCACCGGAGAAGTCCTGGGAAGCCGGATCATTAAATTTGCCAACAGGCTTGGCCTTCTGGAAAGCCAGAAACCATTGCCAACTGATGTGCTGGCTAAAGCCATGATTAATTCATCGAAAATAAAAAGCAATGGCTACTCCAGTATTAAGCTGGGAAATATTTTTGGTTTTGCGGAAAAAGCTCATAATACTGTAACAATGAAATAATGTAACAGTGTAACAGTGTCAAGATTGGTCAATTTTAACACTGTTACATTATTACATTGAATGATCTATTTCAGGTATTTCGTAATGGCCTCGTCCGTAGGTTTTGTAGTACTTACGAAAGAATCAATCAGCTTACCGTTTTCATCGATCAGGAATTTCGTAAAGTTCCATAGGATGGTCGTATTTTTAACACCGTTCAGATCTTTTTCAGTAAGATACTTGAAGATCGGTGCAGTATCATCCCCTTTTACCGAAACTTTAGCAGCCATCGGGAAGGTTACCCCATAATTTTTCTGGCAGAAAGCACCGATTTCCTTATTGGTTCCCGGCTCCTGTCCGCCAAAGTTGTTGGCAGGAAATCCAACAATGACCAGTTTGTCTTTGTATTCCCCGTACAGTTTCTCAAGATCTGCATACTGAGGCGTAAATCCGCATTCTGATGCCGTATTGACCACAAGGATTTTCTTTCCTTTGAAATCTGCAAAATTGATTTCTTTTCCGTCCAGACTTTCTACTTTGTAGTCGTAAATGGTCTTTCCCATAAGCGCTTTGGTTTTTGTTTTGGATGCTTCACTTTTCTTCTGGGCACAGCTGTTGAAAAAAGCCATGAAAGAAAGCAGCAGTAAAAAGATTTTTTTCATAATGGATGTATTATTTAAATTTGAAGGTATTCGCCGGGAATACTTTATTGGTATCGATCCTGTTGATCAGCATTACGTAATCCCCGTCTTTCTTGGAACTGGAAGACTCTATCCTAAACGGCATCATCAGGTTGCCTACTTTTTTGTAGTCTGAATAATTCAGGGTTTCATCTTTCTTGATTTCCTTTAAAAGCATATAGGTTTTGGTATCGAAATAATAGATGTTATTATTGAAATTTTTAGTCAGCTCGACTTTATGGCAATAGATATTCCCGATTTTTTCCTTTCCCAGGTATTGTGCAGTAAATCCTTTGTTGTCCCAGTCGATAAAGTCATTATCAAAATTTTCAGGGACATATTCGGCGTACTCCTGCAGCTTATTGGCTGCATAGTTCATGGCATACCCTTTCGTACCGTCATATCCTTCAATCGCAGTCTCCTTATTGCCGATGGTAATCACCGTTTTAGTGAGGTTGGGACGTTCCTGATAGATCCTGATCGGGTATTCATCTTTAACGCCCAGAACAACCTTTCCCTGAAGCATTACCGAGTTAAGAAGCTTCCAGTTCGTAAGTCCTCCGGACAGTTCAATATTTTTATCGATAATTTCCTTTGCCGTCTGAGCCAAACACCACTGGGAACAAACCAGAATAAATGCCAACAGTAATTTCTTCATTAATTCTTTTTATAAGTTCAAATATAATGCTTTTTAATTTGAAGTTTTTAATTAGGTTATTTGAAAATGTGGTGCTTGTCTGATATTTTCAAATTGTTTCACGTTCAAATGTTCAAATTAATTGTCTGGCTTTCTCCAGATCTTCCGGTGTATCGATGCCTACTCCGATAAAATTGGTTTCTATCATCTTGATTTTCATTCCGTATTCCAGGTATCGGATGCATTCGATCTTTTCAGCAATTTCCAAAGGCTTCATTTCGAGGCTTGAAAACTGGATGAGCGCATGCTTCCTGAATGCATAAACCCCGATATGCTTAAAATAACTCACCTCGTAAGCCGTTTCCCTGTGAAAAGGAATGACAGAGCGGCTGAAGTAAAGCGCAAAGCCATTGTTATCCGTAATTACCTTTACATTATTCGGGTTTTCAATCTCTTCTTTGTCATGCAACCTTATTTTTAAGGAAGCGAGGGAAATCTCCTGGTTATGGTCTTCCCTGAAAACTCCGATCAGCTGCTGTAAAGGTTCCAGCTTCAGAAATGGTTCATCACCCTGAACATTGATGACAATATCACAATCGATGTTCTGGACAGCTTCTGCTATACGGTCGCTGCCGGTTTCATGCTGGCCGGTCATCACCGCTTTTCCACCATTACCGACAATCTCATTGAAGATTATTTCCGAATCCGTAGCGACAAAAACTTCTTCAAACAAACCGGTCTCCACCACATTCTGATAGGTGGTAGTAATGACTGTCTTGTCTCCCAGTGTCTGCATCAGCTTGGCCGGAAAACGGCTGGCTTCATACCGTGCAGGAATTACAGCAATGATTTTCATAAAATAATAAAAATGTAGCAATATAACAGTGTAATAGTGTAGTAATTGATTATTAAACTATTACATTGTTACACTGTTATATTGGTATATTAAAATAATAACTATTTAAGATTATTCAAACTATTCTCAAGCTTCGGCATCATGGCTGAAATTTCCTCTGTAGCCAATCCTCCTACGGAAGCTCTGAACCAGGGCTCGGATTTTTCCTCCCCGAAAGCTGAGAATGGAACCAAGGCAACCCCCGCTTCGTTAATTAAGTAGAATACCAAATCGGAAGAATTTTCGATCACCGTTCCGTCAGGCTTCGTTTTTCCGATATAGTCAAATTTTATCGTAAGATACAGGGCTCCCATCGGTTCGATGCTGTCTACGGCAAGGCCTTTATTTTTAAGGTCCTGGATCCCACTGTGAAGTACTTTCAGGCTCTGTTCCAGTTTCCCTTTGAAATCTTCCACAAAGGCATTCACGTCTTCAGGGTTTTCATAATATCTTGCCGTGGCCTCCTGCTCCGGTTTCGGTGCCCATGCACCAACGTGCGTAAGGAGCGCTTTCATTTTGTCAATGATAGGTGCAGGACCGAATCCCCATCCTACCCGTACTCCGGTTGCAGCCAGGCATTTGGAAATCCCGTCGATATAAATGGTGTAGTCTTTCATTTCCGGGAAAAGGGAAACAGGATCTACATGCTCTGCCCCAAACGTAAGGTTGGAATAAATCTGGTCATACATCAGGTAAAGCGGCTTTTCATCTTCGCCTCTTTTTTTGTTTTCGGCCAGGATCAGTTCACAGATCTCAGAAAGCTGTTCCCTGGTGAACATGGTTCCGGTAGGATTCAGTGGAGAACAAAGTGCTACCAGTACAGCACCATCCAGATGCGGTTGAAGATCAGCAGCAGTCGGAAGGAAGTTATTCTCAGGCGTTGTCTTTACTTCTACAGCGTCGGCTGAAGTAAGGTAGGCGTAGTGGTTATTGTTCCATGAAGGGATCGGATAGACTACTTTATCCCCTTCATCAACAATGGTCTTGTAAACGGCATAAATCAGGGGTCTTGAACCTGCTGTAATGAGGATGTCATCAGGCGCATAATCCAGGTTCCATCTGGTTTTAAGGTCTTTGGAAACCTCTTTTCTCAAAGATAAAAGTCCGTTAGCCGGCGGATAATTCGTCAGGTTATTCTGATAGGCTTTCTGAATTTCTTCTTTCAGTTTTGCCGGTATCGGATAGATATTAGAATTCAGGTCTCCAATGGTAAGGTTGGCAATTTCAGCACCTTTTGCTTTCAAATCATTGACTTCATTACCAATTTTTACAATTTCGGAACCAATCAGGTTCGCCGCTAATTTTGAAACTTTCACTTTATTTTTATTTAATAGGATTAATGGAATAACTTATCCATGCAGCAGTTTAACAATCATTGGTATATTATTAAACTGCTGTACAGGTGCATTATTTTATGTTAATTGCAGGTCTCTTTTTACCTGCTCTGCTTTTTCTTCGAGTGCCTGAAGGGTATCTGCAAACTCAGCTTCTGAGGCCAGTGCTCCTTTCACAGAAATGTAGAATTTAATTTTAGGTTCTGTTCCCGAAGGCCTTACGCAAACTTTTGTCCCGTCCTGTGTATAATAAATCAATACATTGGATTTAGGAATGTCGGTGATAGCCTTACGTTCCCCTTTAGAGATCAGGAAGCTGGTCTGCTCTTTAAAGTCCTTTACTTCTTCCACAGGTGAACCGGCCAGTTCTTTCGGCGGATTTTCCCTGAAGTTTTTCATCATGTCCAGAATTTCTTCTGCTCCTTCCCTGCCTTTTCTGACCAGGTTAACCAATGCTTCGTAGTACATTCCGGTTTCCTGATAGATCTCCATCAGGTACTGGTACATGGTCCTGCCATTGGCTTTGCACCATGCTGCAATCTCGCAGGCCAGGAGGATGCTTCCGCATGAATCTTTATCTCTCACAAAATCGCCGGTCATAAACCCGAAGCTTTCTTCGCCTCCGCATATAAATTTTTCTTTACCTTCGAAATCACGGATCATCTTTCCGATCCATTTAAATCCGGTCAATCCAACTTTGCAGCCTACGCCAAACTTCTGGGCAATATCAAAGAAGATATCGGAAGTTACGATGGTAGAACCGATGAATTCTTTTCCGGTAATTTTTTCCTGCTTTCTCCACTCATTAAGAATGTAATAGGTCAGAATCGTGTTGGTCTGGTTACCGTTCAGCAATTGCATTTCACCTTCAAGGTTCCTTACGGCAATTCCAAGACGGTCTCCATCCGGGTCAGTACCGATCACGATATCCGCATTGGTGATCTTAGCAAGATCCATCGCCATTTCCAGGGCAGCAGGCTCTTCCGGGTTCGGAGAGTCTACCGTAGGGAAATTCCCGCTTGGGATCATCTGCTCAGTCACCAGGTCGATTTTTTTGAATCCTGCTTTTTCCAGTGCTTTGGGAACGGTAGTATACGTAGTCCCGTGGATGGACGTGAACACGATGTTCAGGTTTTCTTTCCCAACATTCTGATAGGTGGAATGTTCAATGCAGGCATCGATATAGACATCATCCTGCTCTTCACCGATCCATTCGATCAGGTCATCATTTCCGTTGAATTTAATTTCATCAAATTTTACGGAATATACTTCACTGATGATGGCTTCATCATGCGGTGGAACAATCTGTGCCCCGTCATTCCAGTATACTTTGTAGCCGTTATATTCCGGCGGGTTATGGGAAGCCGTAAGAACAATCCCTCCGTTGCATTTTCTGTCACGTACGGTAAAAGACAGCTCCGGTGTCGGCCTGTGATCTTTGAAAAGAAGGACTTTTATTCCGTTGGCTGTTAAAACATCAGCAACCAGTTTTCCGAACTCTTTTGAATTATTTCTTACATCGTAGGCAATCGCTACTTTAATTTCTTCATTGGGAAACTGCTTTAACATATAGTTTGCAAGTCCCTGTGTAGCTTGACCTAACGTGTATTTATTTAAACGATTGGTTCCTACACCCATTACGCCACGCATCCCTCCTGTCCCGAATTCCAGTTCCCTGTAAAAAGAGTCTTCAAGATCCGGAGAATTGCCTTCAATCAGAAGCTGGACGGCTTTTCTTGTTTCTTCATCGAATGATTCGTGCAACCAAAGTTGTGCTTTTTCTAATGTTGTCATATTATATTTTGTAGTCGTTTGTAATGTATTGAATTTTGAATAAAATAAGTATTATCTGAATAATAAAACAGATCAGTTCAGCAGTTTCCGTTCGATACGCGCAGTTTTATCTGCCTTAAAAGCTTTGATCGGCTCATTGTAATACAATAGTTTTGCCGTGTTCTGAACATTTCCAGATAAAGAATCTTTTACATTGAGTTCAGCATAATTTCCGTTTTTCGAGTCGAGTTTCAGGTTGTCTATTTTCCAGTAAGGAGCGATAAGGCTTGCCGTATCTGAAATCTTAATGACTGCCTGTTTGGTCTGACCTAAAAAATTAGCCCTGCTTTTGTTCAGCATTTCTACTTCTGCTTTTCTGGTGTTGATGGAACCCATGAAAATAGCATTATTTTTAAGACTGAGCTTAAAATTATCGGTTTTGATCTCGCTGGAAATATTCATCTCCACGGAATCCGAAATACTGATCTGTGCCGGACTGTATTTTGAATAAACAGTCACGTTATAGAAATCCACTCCTTTCACGCCTCTCTTTTCTTTAATGGAAAGGGTTTTGTTGTCAACATCTACGTCGAGGTTACCGGCAATATTCGGATAGGTTTCTATCTCAACAAAATTTTTCGGTCCCCGGGCATAGAACACCCGGAATTTACCTTCCAGGTTAATGTTGTTAAAATCTTCGACCTCAAGATCTTTCTTTGTAATATTTCCTTCCGGTGATATTTTACCGCAGGAAATCAGAAATAAAAATACAGTGAGGAGTATATAAAAATATCTTTTAGTCATCTTAATAAAGGGTAGAATAAATTAAAACTGCTACAAAAATCGTACACAATACGATCCCGATGATTAACGGTTTCCATATCGGCTTTTTATCATACTGGGTTTC is part of the Chryseobacterium camelliae genome and encodes:
- a CDS encoding FoF1 ATP synthase subunit delta/epsilon; the protein is MNIKILTPEYVVFEGEVDSVLLPGKHGEFHIMKNHAGIVSSLVGGKVKLYAKAINEAYAKNFTKENEKDSVFSYPITSGVVEFNHNKGIILCE
- the atpD gene encoding F0F1 ATP synthase subunit beta; this encodes MANQIKGKISQIIGPVIDVVFTDVEAIPSIYDALEITKENGEKVVLEVEQHIGEDTVRCIAMDATDGLKRGQDVIGFGNPITMPIGEAVNGRLFNVVGDAIDGMQNVSKEGGLPIHREAPKFDQLSTSAEVLFTGIKVIDLVEPYAKGGKIGLFGGAGVGKTVLIQELINNIAKGHGGLSVFAGVGERTREGNDLLREMLESGIIKYGDDFMHSMENGGWDLSKVDTEAMKDSKAAFVFGQMNEPPGARARVALSGLTLAEYYRDGGESGQGRDVLFFVDNIFRFTQAGSEVSALLGRMPSAVGYQPTLASEMGAMQERITSTKNGSITSVQAVYVPADDLTDPAPATTFAHLDATTVLDRKIASLGIYPAVDPLASTSRILAPEIIGEEHYNCAQRVKEILQRYKALQDIIAILGMEELSEEDKSVVYRARKVQRFLSQPFHVAEQFTGIPGSLVDIKDTIKGFNMIIDGELDHLPEAAFNLKGTIEEAIEAGQKMLAENA
- a CDS encoding bifunctional riboflavin kinase/FAD synthetase — its product is MNVYKNFSDYTSHRPLALSLGMFDGVHIGHKSIIDELKKTGHEKDLETAILTFWPHPRFVFNPDEDLKLLNTLDEKTVLMEKYGIQNLFLKEFDAGFRNLTGEEFVRQILVDALHVKYLIIGYDHSFGKNKSGNFELLQKLSGELGFEVEQMEAINIHENNISSTKIRKALLTGNIREANEMLGYSYSVSGTVVHGKKIGRTIGYPTANIETDSIKLLPKKGAYIVEVFVQGKHYKGMLSVGTNPTVNGEKLTVEVYILDFAGDIYGKDITVRFRDFLHDEIKFEGMDKLIERLDEDKRLTEEFEF
- a CDS encoding MmcQ/YjbR family DNA-binding protein, with the protein product MDANEILDYCLAKKGVTESFPFDNETLVLKVGGKMFLLMPLERMPLQINVKTDPEWSAELREQYPQVNGAFHMNKTHWNSVMTDGLKRDLIFKLIDQSYELVFNSLTKKAKEEIINR
- a CDS encoding NAD(P)H-binding protein produces the protein MKALVIGATGATGKDLVHQLLEDHDFDRVDIFVRKPVDIRHPKLTVHVIDFDAPEQWKPLVTGDVAFSCLGTTLKAAGSKEAQHKVDYDYQYRFAKAARENDVEDYVLVSAYGANPKSKIFYSRMKGELEEAVKRLHFNKITVFKPGMLERKDSDRTGEVLGSRIIKFANRLGLLESQKPLPTDVLAKAMINSSKIKSNGYSSIKLGNIFGFAEKAHNTVTMK
- a CDS encoding glutathione peroxidase encodes the protein MKKIFLLLLSFMAFFNSCAQKKSEASKTKTKALMGKTIYDYKVESLDGKEINFADFKGKKILVVNTASECGFTPQYADLEKLYGEYKDKLVIVGFPANNFGGQEPGTNKEIGAFCQKNYGVTFPMAAKVSVKGDDTAPIFKYLTEKDLNGVKNTTILWNFTKFLIDENGKLIDSFVSTTKPTDEAITKYLK
- a CDS encoding histidine kinase produces the protein MKKLLLAFILVCSQWCLAQTAKEIIDKNIELSGGLTNWKLLNSVMLQGKVVLGVKDEYPIRIYQERPNLTKTVITIGNKETAIEGYDGTKGYAMNYAANKLQEYAEYVPENFDNDFIDWDNKGFTAQYLGKEKIGNIYCHKVELTKNFNNNIYYFDTKTYMLLKEIKKDETLNYSDYKKVGNLMMPFRIESSSSKKDGDYVMLINRIDTNKVFPANTFKFK
- the kdsB gene encoding 3-deoxy-manno-octulosonate cytidylyltransferase; translated protein: MKIIAVIPARYEASRFPAKLMQTLGDKTVITTTYQNVVETGLFEEVFVATDSEIIFNEIVGNGGKAVMTGQHETGSDRIAEAVQNIDCDIVINVQGDEPFLKLEPLQQLIGVFREDHNQEISLASLKIRLHDKEEIENPNNVKVITDNNGFALYFSRSVIPFHRETAYEVSYFKHIGVYAFRKHALIQFSSLEMKPLEIAEKIECIRYLEYGMKIKMIETNFIGVGIDTPEDLEKARQLI
- a CDS encoding pyridoxal phosphate-dependent aminotransferase, whose translation is MKVSKLAANLIGSEIVKIGNEVNDLKAKGAEIANLTIGDLNSNIYPIPAKLKEEIQKAYQNNLTNYPPANGLLSLRKEVSKDLKTRWNLDYAPDDILITAGSRPLIYAVYKTIVDEGDKVVYPIPSWNNNHYAYLTSADAVEVKTTPENNFLPTAADLQPHLDGAVLVALCSPLNPTGTMFTREQLSEICELILAENKKRGEDEKPLYLMYDQIYSNLTFGAEHVDPVSLFPEMKDYTIYIDGISKCLAATGVRVGWGFGPAPIIDKMKALLTHVGAWAPKPEQEATARYYENPEDVNAFVEDFKGKLEQSLKVLHSGIQDLKNKGLAVDSIEPMGALYLTIKFDYIGKTKPDGTVIENSSDLVFYLINEAGVALVPFSAFGEEKSEPWFRASVGGLATEEISAMMPKLENSLNNLK
- a CDS encoding phospho-sugar mutase translates to MTTLEKAQLWLHESFDEETRKAVQLLIEGNSPDLEDSFYRELEFGTGGMRGVMGVGTNRLNKYTLGQATQGLANYMLKQFPNEEIKVAIAYDVRNNSKEFGKLVADVLTANGIKVLLFKDHRPTPELSFTVRDRKCNGGIVLTASHNPPEYNGYKVYWNDGAQIVPPHDEAIISEVYSVKFDEIKFNGNDDLIEWIGEEQDDVYIDACIEHSTYQNVGKENLNIVFTSIHGTTYTTVPKALEKAGFKKIDLVTEQMIPSGNFPTVDSPNPEEPAALEMAMDLAKITNADIVIGTDPDGDRLGIAVRNLEGEMQLLNGNQTNTILTYYILNEWRKQEKITGKEFIGSTIVTSDIFFDIAQKFGVGCKVGLTGFKWIGKMIRDFEGKEKFICGGEESFGFMTGDFVRDKDSCGSILLACEIAAWCKANGRTMYQYLMEIYQETGMYYEALVNLVRKGREGAEEILDMMKNFRENPPKELAGSPVEEVKDFKEQTSFLISKGERKAITDIPKSNVLIYYTQDGTKVCVRPSGTEPKIKFYISVKGALASEAEFADTLQALEEKAEQVKRDLQLT
- a CDS encoding GIN domain-containing protein; this translates as MTKRYFYILLTVFLFLISCGKISPEGNITKKDLEVEDFNNINLEGKFRVFYARGPKNFVEIETYPNIAGNLDVDVDNKTLSIKEKRGVKGVDFYNVTVYSKYSPAQISISDSVEMNISSEIKTDNFKLSLKNNAIFMGSINTRKAEVEMLNKSRANFLGQTKQAVIKISDTASLIAPYWKIDNLKLDSKNGNYAELNVKDSLSGNVQNTAKLLYYNEPIKAFKADKTARIERKLLN